The following are from one region of the Streptomyces rubrogriseus genome:
- a CDS encoding class II 3-deoxy-7-phosphoheptulonate synthase, whose translation MTASDTYTEPRTAPAGTGTAAPIPAGPAAEAGRGGWSPGSWRSRPAAQQPEWPDPGELRGVEDTLALRPPLVLPDEILDLRHSLAQVAAGEGFLLQAGDCAERFGSCTEAGVRGKLRVILQVAILLTYGSGLPVVKVGRIAGQFGKPRSRPTETVDGVELPAYRGDIVNGPEFTAEARRPDAGRLLSAYHHASAALNVLRALTLGGYADLGQVHDWNQEFVRRSSAGQRYEKAADDITWALRFMSACGLDTRSQAALHQVQLYTSHEALLPQYEQALIRYDEKRRGWFDTSAHLLWIGDRTRRVDGAHVELLAGVDNPVGVKVGPTMGAADLRELCERLDPDRAPGRLVLISRLGAGRGAELLPPLLRAVRDAGHAPVWACDPMHGNTFVSASGYKTRRLSDITTEVAEFFAVHREEGLHPGGIHLELTGDDVTECLGGDLDEVLDTHLASRYETACDPRLNAAQSIELAFSVARLLRELRGGA comes from the coding sequence ATGACGGCGAGCGACACGTACACGGAACCCCGCACGGCCCCGGCCGGGACCGGCACCGCGGCCCCGATCCCGGCCGGCCCCGCGGCCGAGGCCGGGCGGGGCGGATGGAGCCCCGGCTCGTGGCGGAGCCGGCCGGCCGCGCAGCAGCCGGAGTGGCCCGACCCGGGGGAACTGCGCGGCGTGGAGGACACCCTCGCGCTCAGGCCGCCCCTGGTGCTGCCCGACGAGATCCTCGACCTGCGCCACTCCCTGGCCCAGGTCGCCGCCGGGGAGGGCTTCCTGCTCCAGGCGGGCGACTGCGCGGAGCGGTTCGGCTCCTGCACCGAGGCCGGGGTGCGCGGCAAGCTGCGGGTCATCCTCCAGGTGGCCATCCTGCTCACCTACGGCTCCGGGCTGCCGGTGGTGAAGGTGGGCAGGATCGCCGGCCAGTTCGGCAAGCCCCGCAGCCGCCCCACGGAAACCGTCGACGGTGTCGAACTGCCCGCCTACCGCGGGGACATCGTCAACGGCCCCGAGTTCACCGCCGAGGCCCGCCGCCCGGACGCCGGCCGGCTGCTGAGCGCCTACCACCACGCCTCGGCGGCCCTGAACGTGCTGCGGGCGCTGACCCTGGGCGGCTACGCCGACCTGGGCCAGGTGCACGACTGGAACCAGGAGTTCGTCCGGCGCAGCTCCGCCGGACAGCGCTACGAGAAGGCCGCCGACGACATCACCTGGGCCCTCAGGTTCATGTCCGCCTGCGGCCTGGACACCCGCTCCCAGGCCGCCCTGCACCAGGTCCAGCTCTACACCTCGCACGAGGCGCTGCTGCCGCAGTACGAACAGGCGCTGATCCGGTACGACGAGAAGCGGCGGGGCTGGTTCGACACCAGTGCGCACCTGCTGTGGATCGGCGACCGCACCCGCCGCGTCGACGGCGCGCACGTGGAACTGCTCGCCGGGGTGGACAACCCGGTCGGCGTCAAGGTGGGGCCCACCATGGGCGCCGCCGACCTGCGGGAGCTGTGCGAGCGGCTGGACCCGGACCGGGCGCCGGGCCGGCTCGTCCTGATCAGCAGGCTCGGCGCCGGGCGCGGCGCGGAGCTGCTGCCGCCGCTGCTGCGGGCCGTGCGGGACGCCGGGCACGCTCCGGTGTGGGCCTGCGACCCCATGCACGGGAACACCTTCGTCTCCGCGAGCGGCTACAAGACCCGCCGGCTGTCGGACATCACCACCGAGGTGGCCGAGTTCTTCGCGGTGCACCGCGAGGAGGGCCTGCACCCGGGCGGCATCCATCTCGAACTCACCGGCGACGACGTCACCGAGTGCCTCGGCGGCGACCTCGACGAGGTGCTGGACACCCACCTGGCCAGCCGGTACGAGACGGCCTGCGATCCACGGCTGAACGCCGCCCAGTCGATCGAACTCGCCTTCAGCGTCGCCCGGTTGCTGCGCGAACTGCGCGGCGGTGCCTGA
- a CDS encoding IclR family transcriptional regulator domain-containing protein, with the protein MPAHTTHDAARDEAVAPLLRGIAVLGRLTGADDGTLSLSALERTTGLARSTVDRLTATLARMGYVRLDGRDVTLAPRLMELGNAYLAALRLPALLSARADDLADELDESVSLAVGDRDGIRFIHQATRRRAMSLSFRIGDLLPAERTAPGPLFAAEWTAPDWHRWRERRAADPEDRSFPAVPPREPDAPGEDFARRAAKAAADGWALDDQLIEPGLVAVSVPVRDPGTGRVACVASVVSHTSRHTAPDLRAALLPRLRAAVAAMEDDLRTAPAPEPGPPPAGLALWTGASKQELGREFVESLARGLTVLTAFGEGRSALTLAQVAQATGLARATARRALITHARAGLVAPAADHTFTLTPRVLSLGFPPLSRTSLPEIAQPHLTALAERVHESASLAVLSDSGEEIQYTARASAARVLSARVTVGTRLPARATALGRVLLALPEVRARGYALVDEELEAGLRAIAVPVRDRTGRVVAALNVALHAARRTADDCVAQILPELRHTADLVETELRVAGRFCRVAAV; encoded by the coding sequence ATGCCCGCCCACACCACTCACGACGCCGCCCGGGACGAGGCGGTCGCGCCGCTGCTGCGCGGCATCGCCGTACTCGGCCGGCTGACCGGGGCGGACGACGGCACCCTCAGCCTCAGCGCCCTGGAGCGGACCACCGGCCTGGCCCGCTCCACGGTCGACCGCCTCACGGCGACCCTCGCCCGCATGGGGTACGTCCGGCTGGACGGCCGGGACGTGACCCTGGCCCCCCGTCTGATGGAGCTCGGCAACGCCTATCTCGCCGCGCTCCGCCTCCCCGCCCTGCTCTCCGCCCGCGCCGACGACCTGGCCGACGAACTGGACGAGTCGGTGTCACTGGCCGTCGGCGACCGGGACGGCATCCGCTTCATCCACCAGGCCACCCGCCGCCGCGCCATGTCCCTGAGCTTCCGCATCGGCGACCTGCTGCCGGCCGAACGCACCGCCCCGGGACCCCTGTTCGCCGCGGAATGGACCGCACCGGACTGGCACCGGTGGCGGGAGCGCCGGGCCGCGGACCCGGAAGACCGCTCCTTCCCCGCCGTGCCGCCACGCGAACCCGACGCCCCCGGCGAGGACTTCGCCCGGCGGGCGGCGAAGGCGGCGGCCGACGGCTGGGCGCTGGACGACCAGCTGATCGAACCGGGCCTGGTCGCGGTCTCGGTCCCGGTACGGGACCCCGGCACCGGCCGGGTGGCGTGCGTGGCCAGCGTGGTGAGCCACACCAGCCGCCACACCGCACCGGACCTGCGGGCCGCCCTGCTCCCCCGGCTGCGCGCGGCGGTCGCGGCGATGGAGGACGACCTGCGCACCGCGCCGGCCCCGGAACCGGGACCGCCGCCCGCCGGCCTGGCCCTGTGGACGGGCGCCTCCAAGCAGGAACTGGGCCGGGAGTTCGTCGAGTCCCTGGCCCGCGGCCTGACCGTACTGACCGCCTTCGGCGAGGGCCGCTCCGCGCTGACCCTGGCCCAGGTCGCGCAGGCGACCGGCCTGGCCCGTGCGACCGCCCGCCGGGCACTGATCACCCACGCCCGGGCGGGCCTGGTGGCGCCCGCCGCCGACCACACCTTCACCCTCACCCCCCGGGTCCTCTCCCTCGGCTTCCCGCCGCTGTCCCGCACCTCCCTCCCCGAGATCGCCCAGCCCCACCTGACCGCCCTGGCCGAGCGTGTCCACGAGTCGGCGTCCCTCGCCGTCCTGTCGGACTCGGGCGAGGAGATCCAGTACACGGCCCGGGCGTCCGCGGCCCGTGTCCTGAGCGCCCGGGTCACGGTCGGCACCCGGCTGCCGGCCCGTGCGACGGCGCTCGGCCGTGTCCTGCTGGCCCTGCCCGAGGTCCGGGCGCGGGGCTACGCCCTGGTCGACGAGGAGCTGGAGGCCGGGCTGCGGGCCATCGCGGTCCCGGTGCGGGACCGTACGGGGCGGGTGGTGGCGGCCCTGAACGTCGCGCTGCACGCGGCCCGCCGCACGGCGGACGACTGCGTGGCGCAGATCCTGCCGGAGCTGCGGCACACGGCGGACCTGGTGGAGACCGAGCTGCGGGTGGCGGGGCGCTTCTGCCGCGTGGCGGCCGTCTGA
- a CDS encoding M6 family metalloprotease domain-containing protein → MQPPPQAQPPSRRIRPRRLAAAGTVAVLTLALSTSAGTGRLAPGTSTAGAGPTALSRSSAHGPCMIGGGAEIQMSEGVPTSAGYARSTGTVRALNLMIDFSDAPGEGKALDRYAEFFPQTEEWFRTSSYGRLDYRPETPVRDWLRMPKSFAEYGIERGAPFEPGYRRLVQDLVAAADSKVDFRSYDLLNVLVTPNAGPSALDTVLSVTFAGNQEAPVADGVPVANASFVYSRQDDGSGSYDETGYRVLPHENGHVFGLPDLYTQEGGGAVGHWDIMSEDWGANNDLLGWHKWKLGWLDPSQVHCASAPGTTEYTLTPLARKGGDKLVVLPLSGTSGYAVELRTRGGNDETVCRPGVLIYKVDADVDTGMGPVRVYDSRRDSGGCTRSPNVHAELSDAAFTPGETFEDPRKGVTIKVSEKDGEGDVRVRVTRR, encoded by the coding sequence ATGCAGCCGCCGCCGCAGGCGCAGCCGCCGAGCCGCCGCATACGCCCGCGCAGACTGGCCGCCGCCGGGACCGTCGCCGTCCTGACCCTCGCGCTCAGCACCTCGGCCGGCACCGGCCGCCTCGCGCCCGGCACCTCGACCGCGGGCGCCGGCCCGACCGCCCTCTCCCGCTCCTCCGCGCACGGCCCCTGCATGATCGGCGGCGGCGCCGAGATCCAGATGTCCGAGGGCGTGCCCACCTCCGCCGGCTACGCCCGCTCGACCGGCACCGTCCGCGCCCTCAACCTGATGATCGACTTCTCGGACGCGCCCGGCGAGGGCAAGGCGCTCGACCGGTACGCGGAGTTCTTCCCGCAGACCGAGGAGTGGTTCCGCACCAGCAGCTACGGCCGCCTCGACTACCGCCCCGAGACCCCGGTCCGGGACTGGCTGCGGATGCCCAAGTCGTTCGCGGAGTACGGCATAGAGCGCGGTGCCCCCTTCGAACCCGGCTACCGCAGACTGGTCCAGGACCTGGTCGCGGCGGCCGACTCCAAGGTCGACTTCCGCTCGTACGACCTGCTGAACGTCCTGGTCACCCCGAACGCGGGACCCTCCGCCCTGGACACGGTCCTGTCCGTGACCTTCGCCGGGAACCAGGAGGCCCCGGTCGCCGACGGCGTGCCGGTGGCCAACGCCTCCTTCGTCTACTCCCGCCAGGACGACGGCTCCGGCTCCTACGACGAGACCGGCTACCGCGTGCTCCCGCACGAGAACGGTCATGTCTTCGGCCTCCCGGACCTCTACACCCAGGAGGGCGGCGGGGCCGTCGGCCACTGGGACATCATGAGCGAGGACTGGGGCGCCAACAACGACCTCCTGGGCTGGCACAAGTGGAAGCTGGGCTGGCTCGACCCGTCCCAGGTGCACTGCGCGTCCGCGCCGGGGACCACGGAGTACACGCTGACCCCGCTGGCCCGCAAGGGCGGCGACAAGCTGGTCGTCCTCCCGCTGAGCGGCACCTCCGGCTACGCCGTCGAACTGCGCACCCGCGGGGGCAACGACGAGACGGTGTGCCGGCCCGGCGTACTGATCTACAAGGTCGACGCGGACGTCGACACCGGCATGGGCCCGGTACGGGTGTACGACTCCCGGCGCGACAGCGGCGGCTGCACCCGCAGCCCCAACGTCCACGCCGAACTCTCGGACGCCGCCTTCACCCCGGGCGAGACCTTCGAGGACCCGCGCAAGGGCGTCACGATCAAGGTGTCGGAGAAGGACGGCGAGGGAGACGTCCGGGTGCGGGTGACGCGGAGGTGA
- a CDS encoding TetR/AcrR family transcriptional regulator has protein sequence MQTAVPDQRKVARPRADALRNRERIVLAAREMFVEHGPDVPLDDVARRAGVGNATVYRNFPDRDALVREVVCSVMDRTARAAELALAETGDAFEALERFVHASADERISALCPMVASTFDQNHPDLEAARGRVERLVAEVMDRAKAAGQLRGDVGVGDLMIAAAQLSRPPAGTGCLSADRFVHRHLQLFLDGLRAPARSVLPGAAVTLEDLRRPCDQ, from the coding sequence GTGCAGACCGCGGTTCCCGATCAGCGCAAGGTGGCCCGGCCCCGCGCCGATGCTCTGCGCAACCGGGAGCGGATCGTCCTCGCCGCCCGGGAGATGTTCGTCGAGCACGGGCCGGACGTGCCGCTCGACGACGTCGCTCGCCGGGCCGGTGTGGGCAACGCCACGGTGTACCGCAACTTCCCCGACCGCGACGCCCTCGTCCGCGAGGTCGTCTGCTCGGTTATGGACCGTACGGCACGGGCGGCCGAGCTGGCCCTCGCGGAGACCGGTGACGCGTTCGAGGCGCTGGAGCGCTTCGTGCACGCCTCCGCCGACGAGCGGATCAGCGCCCTGTGCCCCATGGTGGCCAGCACGTTCGACCAGAACCACCCCGACCTGGAGGCGGCCCGCGGACGGGTCGAGCGCCTGGTCGCCGAAGTCATGGACCGGGCGAAGGCGGCCGGTCAGCTCCGCGGCGACGTGGGCGTCGGCGATCTGATGATCGCCGCGGCCCAGCTCAGCCGGCCCCCGGCCGGTACCGGGTGCCTGAGCGCCGACCGGTTCGTCCATCGCCATCTTCAGCTGTTCCTGGACGGGCTGCGGGCTCCCGCCCGCTCCGTCCTCCCGGGTGCGGCCGTGACTCTGGAGGACCTGCGCCGGCCCTGCGACCAGTAG
- a CDS encoding MFS transporter, whose protein sequence is MSQTAVKASGVSDAPDAGRWKALVFIALAQLMVVLDATIVNIALPSAQQDLGISDGNRQWVVTAYALAFGGLLLFGGRIADLWGRKRTFVLGLAGFAVASALGGAATNEAMLFGSRALQGVFGALLAPAALSLLAVMFTDAKERAKAFGIYGAIAGGGGAVGLILGGFLTEYLNWRWTFFVNIPFAIVAAAGAYLVIREPRGGRNRSPLDIPGVILSTLGLVALVYAFTRAESNGWSDTVTVGMFVGSAVLLLAFVLVESRVKAPLLPLRVITERNRGGIYLSLGLAVIAMFGLFLFLTYYLQIVRGYTPVKTGFAFLPMIAGMITGSTQIGARLMTRVAPRLLIGPGFLVAAVGMLFLTQLEINTSYAGVLLPGMLLLGLGMGTAFMPAMSLATTGVEARDAGVASAMVNTSQQVGGAIGTALLNTIAASATTSYIADHMGGAASRSQQQLVQLEGQVQGYTSAIWFAVGILVVAAAIALTLIDAGRPGGGAVTGSGAGDEAEDELRVPVVAH, encoded by the coding sequence ATGTCTCAAACAGCCGTCAAGGCCTCCGGCGTCAGCGACGCCCCGGACGCCGGTCGCTGGAAAGCGCTGGTCTTCATCGCGCTCGCCCAGCTGATGGTGGTCCTCGACGCCACCATCGTGAACATCGCCCTCCCCTCCGCGCAGCAGGACCTCGGCATCTCCGACGGCAACCGGCAGTGGGTCGTCACGGCCTACGCCCTCGCCTTCGGCGGTCTGCTGCTGTTCGGCGGCCGGATAGCCGACCTGTGGGGCCGCAAGCGCACCTTCGTGCTCGGTCTGGCCGGCTTCGCCGTCGCCTCCGCGCTGGGCGGCGCGGCCACCAACGAGGCGATGTTGTTCGGCTCCCGCGCCCTCCAGGGAGTCTTCGGCGCCCTGCTCGCGCCCGCCGCGCTCTCCCTGCTCGCCGTGATGTTCACGGACGCCAAGGAGCGTGCCAAGGCGTTCGGCATCTACGGTGCGATCGCCGGTGGCGGTGGCGCCGTGGGCCTGATCCTCGGCGGTTTCCTCACCGAGTACCTGAACTGGCGCTGGACGTTCTTCGTCAACATCCCGTTCGCCATCGTCGCCGCGGCCGGTGCGTACCTGGTCATCCGTGAGCCCAGGGGCGGCCGCAACCGCTCGCCGCTCGACATCCCCGGCGTCATCCTGTCCACCCTGGGTCTGGTCGCGCTGGTCTACGCCTTCACCCGCGCCGAGTCCAACGGCTGGAGCGACACCGTGACGGTCGGCATGTTCGTCGGCTCGGCCGTGCTGCTGCTGGCCTTCGTGCTCGTCGAGTCCCGGGTCAAGGCCCCGCTGCTGCCGCTGCGCGTGATCACCGAGCGCAACCGGGGCGGGATCTACCTCTCACTGGGCCTGGCCGTCATCGCGATGTTCGGCCTGTTCCTCTTCCTGACCTACTACCTGCAGATCGTGCGGGGCTACACGCCGGTGAAGACCGGTTTCGCCTTCCTGCCGATGATCGCGGGCATGATCACGGGCTCCACGCAGATCGGTGCCCGGCTGATGACCCGGGTCGCGCCCCGGCTGCTGATCGGCCCCGGCTTCCTGGTCGCCGCCGTCGGCATGCTGTTCCTGACCCAGCTGGAGATCAACACCTCCTACGCCGGTGTGCTGCTGCCCGGCATGCTGCTGCTCGGCCTCGGCATGGGTACGGCGTTCATGCCGGCCATGTCCCTGGCCACCACGGGCGTGGAAGCCCGGGACGCCGGTGTCGCCTCCGCGATGGTCAACACCTCGCAGCAGGTGGGCGGCGCGATCGGTACGGCGCTGCTGAACACGATCGCCGCCTCCGCCACCACGTCCTACATCGCCGACCACATGGGTGGCGCGGCCTCCCGGTCCCAGCAGCAGCTGGTCCAGCTGGAGGGCCAGGTGCAGGGCTACACCAGCGCGATCTGGTTCGCCGTCGGCATCCTGGTCGTCGCGGCCGCGATCGCCCTGACCCTCATCGACGCCGGGCGTCCGGGCGGCGGCGCCGTCACCGGGTCCGGTGCGGGCGACGAGGCCGAGGACGAGCTGCGGGTGCCGGTCGTCGCCCACTGA
- a CDS encoding MarR family winged helix-turn-helix transcriptional regulator: MNDEPRWLTAEEQLVWRSYIEAATLLEDHLDRQLQRDAGMPHVYYGLLVKLAESPRRRLRMTELAKYAKITRSRLSHAVARLEKNGWVRREDCPSDKRGQFAILTDEGYEVLRQTAPGHVDAVRQAVFDRLTPEQQKSLGEIMRIVAEGLQPSEAGADLPWLR; this comes from the coding sequence ATGAACGACGAACCCCGTTGGCTCACCGCCGAGGAGCAGCTCGTCTGGCGCTCCTACATCGAGGCCGCCACCCTCCTCGAGGACCACCTCGACCGGCAGCTCCAGCGCGACGCGGGCATGCCGCACGTCTACTACGGCCTGCTGGTCAAGCTGGCCGAGTCACCGCGCCGGCGGCTGCGGATGACCGAGCTGGCCAAGTACGCGAAGATCACCCGGTCCCGGCTCTCGCACGCGGTGGCGCGGCTGGAGAAGAACGGCTGGGTCCGTCGCGAGGACTGCCCCTCCGACAAGCGCGGCCAGTTCGCCATCCTCACCGACGAGGGGTACGAGGTGCTGCGCCAGACCGCACCGGGCCACGTCGACGCCGTGCGTCAGGCGGTCTTCGACCGGCTCACCCCGGAACAGCAGAAGTCCCTCGGCGAGATCATGCGGATCGTCGCCGAGGGACTTCAGCCGAGCGAAGCGGGTGCGGACCTGCCCTGGCTGCGCTGA
- a CDS encoding dioxygenase family protein: MPALYLSHGAPPLADDPVWPGELAAWAADLPRPKAILVVSAHWEEAPLALGATRTVPLVYDFWGFPEHYYQVRYGAPGAPALADSVRKLLRAPGTPVQDVPDRGLDHGAYVPLVEMYPGADIPVLQVSMPTLDPARLMEIGRRLAPLRDEGVLIIGSGFFTHNLAALRQGGIPSWSAEFDDWGRRALEGGDVDGLLDFARKSPAGRLAHPRTEHFAPLFVTMGAADAAGELDLRRSVIDGFWMGLAKRSVQFG, encoded by the coding sequence ATGCCCGCCCTCTACCTCAGCCACGGTGCCCCGCCGCTCGCCGACGACCCGGTCTGGCCCGGCGAGCTGGCCGCCTGGGCCGCGGACCTGCCGCGTCCCAAAGCGATCCTCGTGGTCTCCGCCCACTGGGAGGAGGCCCCGCTCGCCCTCGGCGCCACCCGGACGGTCCCCCTCGTCTACGACTTCTGGGGCTTCCCGGAGCACTACTACCAGGTGCGCTACGGAGCGCCCGGCGCGCCCGCGCTCGCCGACTCCGTACGCAAGCTGCTGCGCGCTCCCGGCACGCCCGTGCAGGACGTCCCCGACCGCGGTCTCGACCACGGCGCCTACGTGCCGCTGGTGGAGATGTACCCCGGCGCCGACATCCCGGTCCTCCAGGTCTCCATGCCGACCCTCGACCCGGCGCGGCTCATGGAGATCGGCCGCAGGCTCGCGCCGCTGCGCGACGAGGGCGTGCTGATCATCGGCTCCGGCTTCTTCACCCACAACCTGGCCGCGCTGCGCCAGGGCGGCATCCCCTCCTGGTCCGCGGAGTTCGACGACTGGGGGCGGCGCGCGCTGGAGGGCGGGGACGTGGACGGGCTGCTCGACTTCGCCCGCAAGTCCCCGGCGGGCCGGCTCGCCCACCCGCGCACCGAGCACTTCGCGCCCCTGTTCGTGACCATGGGCGCGGCGGACGCGGCCGGCGAGCTGGACCTGCGGCGGTCGGTGATCGACGGGTTCTGGATGGGCCTGGCGAAGCGCTCGGTGCAGTTCGGCTGA
- a CDS encoding GNAT family N-acetyltransferase: MPETAEVQVRPGVEEDLKPLTDLYNHYVRETPITFDTEPFTAEGRRPWLLSHPEDGPYRLRVATDAESQEILGYATSSPYRAKPAYATSVETTVYVAPGAGGRGIGSLLYASLFEALAAEDLHRAYAAVAQPNEASARLHARFGFRHVGTYREVGRKFGRYWDVAWYERPL; encoded by the coding sequence ATGCCGGAAACTGCCGAGGTCCAGGTCAGACCGGGAGTCGAGGAGGATCTCAAGCCACTCACCGACCTCTACAACCACTACGTACGTGAGACGCCCATCACGTTCGACACCGAGCCGTTCACCGCGGAAGGGCGCCGACCGTGGCTGCTCTCCCACCCTGAAGACGGCCCGTACCGCCTGAGGGTTGCCACGGACGCGGAGTCACAGGAGATTCTGGGGTACGCCACATCCAGCCCCTACCGCGCGAAGCCCGCCTACGCGACCTCGGTGGAGACCACCGTCTACGTCGCCCCGGGGGCCGGCGGCCGCGGCATCGGCTCGCTCCTCTACGCGTCCCTCTTCGAAGCCCTGGCCGCCGAGGACCTGCACCGCGCCTACGCCGCCGTCGCCCAGCCCAACGAGGCCTCCGCCCGGCTGCACGCCCGCTTCGGCTTCCGGCACGTGGGCACGTACCGCGAGGTGGGCCGCAAGTTCGGCCGGTACTGGGACGTGGCCTGGTACGAGAGGCCGCTCTAG
- a CDS encoding sigma-70 family RNA polymerase sigma factor produces the protein MATRAVARRKSAAGETSGSATSVRANGGELADRDLVGMYLDEIARTPLLDAAKEVELSQTIEAGVFARQVLEGYEETGADATREELQALIDESERAKDVFIRSNLRLVVAVARRYPRSGLPLLDLIQEGNAGLVRAVEKFDYRKGFKFSTYATWWIRQAITRSIADQSRTIRLPVHLVEELGRIRRVQREFNREHGREPEPAEIAAELGSTPERVTDVLDWARDPVSLNMSVDDEGETQFGDLLEDTSAVSPEQSVLTLLRSEELDDLIGRLDPRTASIIKMRYGIDDGRERTLTEVGKEHGLTRERIRQIEKHALLELKKLARDTGFEAAA, from the coding sequence ATGGCAACCCGTGCCGTCGCCCGTCGTAAGTCCGCCGCCGGCGAGACCTCCGGCTCGGCAACCAGCGTCCGCGCGAACGGCGGCGAGCTCGCCGACCGCGATCTGGTCGGCATGTACCTCGACGAGATCGCCCGGACCCCGCTGCTCGACGCCGCCAAGGAGGTCGAGCTGTCCCAGACCATCGAGGCGGGTGTGTTCGCGCGGCAGGTCCTCGAAGGGTACGAGGAGACCGGGGCGGACGCCACCCGTGAGGAGCTCCAGGCCCTGATCGACGAGAGCGAGCGGGCGAAGGACGTCTTCATCCGCTCCAACCTCCGCCTGGTCGTCGCGGTCGCCCGCCGCTACCCGCGCAGCGGCCTGCCGCTCCTGGATCTGATCCAGGAGGGCAACGCCGGCCTGGTCCGCGCGGTCGAGAAGTTCGACTACCGCAAGGGCTTCAAGTTCTCCACGTACGCGACCTGGTGGATCCGGCAGGCCATCACCCGTTCCATCGCCGACCAGTCGCGCACCATCCGGCTGCCCGTCCACCTGGTGGAGGAGCTGGGCCGGATCCGGCGCGTGCAGCGCGAGTTCAACCGGGAGCACGGCCGCGAGCCGGAGCCCGCCGAGATCGCGGCCGAGCTGGGCTCGACGCCGGAGCGCGTCACCGACGTGCTCGACTGGGCCCGCGACCCGGTCTCGCTGAACATGTCGGTGGACGACGAGGGCGAGACCCAGTTCGGCGACCTGCTGGAGGACACCTCGGCGGTGTCGCCCGAGCAGTCGGTGCTGACCCTGCTGCGCAGCGAGGAGCTGGACGACCTCATCGGCCGCCTGGACCCGCGCACGGCCTCCATCATCAAGATGCGGTACGGCATCGACGACGGCCGTGAGCGCACGCTGACCGAGGTCGGCAAGGAGCACGGCCTCACCCGCGAGCGCATCCGGCAGATCGAGAAGCACGCGCTGCTGGAGCTGAAGAAGCTGGCCCGCGACACCGGCTTCGAGGCGGCGGCCTGA
- a CDS encoding TetR/AcrR family transcriptional regulator has translation MSSTIPALPGPGPGPGPGPAGPVSLTERRKAETRMEIARAAARLFVGQGLRATRAEDIARAAGVAPRTFYRYFATKEEAIAPLYALGAERWVRAVREAPAELSPPEALERAVRHTLTPGAGVSAPSWEWARTLIRLAESSPALRKVWAEVCHATERGLVQALAARMAQGDDNVAVRLAASPRLHFAAAVAGASVRVAAEHWASTSPQGARSLLEQALLNLEVLRGFAWEAGPAGEG, from the coding sequence GTGAGCAGCACCATTCCAGCACTTCCCGGGCCTGGTCCCGGGCCCGGCCCCGGACCGGCCGGACCGGTCTCACTGACCGAGCGGCGCAAGGCCGAGACCCGGATGGAGATCGCCCGGGCGGCGGCCCGCCTCTTCGTCGGCCAGGGCCTGCGGGCCACCCGGGCCGAGGACATCGCCAGGGCGGCGGGGGTCGCCCCGCGCACCTTCTACCGCTACTTCGCCACCAAGGAAGAGGCCATCGCCCCGCTCTACGCCCTGGGCGCCGAGCGCTGGGTGCGGGCGGTGCGCGAGGCCCCGGCCGAACTGTCGCCGCCCGAGGCACTGGAACGCGCCGTGCGGCACACGCTGACCCCGGGCGCCGGTGTGTCGGCGCCCTCCTGGGAGTGGGCCCGCACCCTCATCCGCCTGGCCGAGAGCAGTCCGGCGCTGCGCAAGGTGTGGGCGGAGGTCTGCCACGCCACGGAGCGCGGGCTGGTCCAGGCGCTGGCCGCGCGGATGGCCCAGGGCGACGACAACGTTGCCGTACGCCTGGCCGCCTCGCCCCGGCTGCATTTCGCGGCCGCGGTGGCGGGTGCGTCGGTGCGCGTGGCAGCGGAGCACTGGGCGTCGACCTCCCCGCAGGGAGCACGCAGCCTCCTGGAGCAGGCGCTGCTGAACCTGGAGGTGCTACGGGGGTTCGCCTGGGAGGCCGGGCCCGCGGGAGAGGGGTGA